In Actinomadura luteofluorescens, the sequence CGTCCCCGTCTCGGCGCGGCGCCCGGCGGCCCCTCGGGCGGCCGATCGGTGAGTCCCGTGCTGGACTGCAGCAAAACTACCGGCTTCCGCCACCTTGTCAACCGCCGCATGTTCTGCGGCTACTCCATGTTAGCCCAGCTCAACACCATGATCAGGGCGTTCGGCGATTTCGCCGGACGCCCTTTGCGATCACGATTTCGATCGCGGCCTCGATCGCGGGGTGCGGTCAGCCTCCCGGGGCCGAGACCACGACGGTCCCGGTCGCGGTGACCGCGACGATCGGCTCGGGCAGCGCCTCGGCCGCCGACTCGCCCTTGTCGGGGCGACCCCGGCACACCACGCGGGCCTGGAAGTCCATCACGCGGCTGCGCGTGCCGGCGCGGGCCAGCACGGCGGTGGTCTCCAGGACGTCGCCCGCCCGGACGGGCGCGCGGAACTGCACGTCGGAGTAGGAGGCGAACAGGCCCTCGTCGCCGTCGGTGCGGATGCACAGTTCCGTGGCCACGTCCCCGAACAGGCCCAGCACGTAGGCGCCGTCGACCAGGTCGCCGGCGTAGTGGGCGTGCGAGTAGGGGATGTAGCGGCGGTGGGTGACGGTCAGTCCCTCGCGGGGGTCGCTCACTCTTCCTCCATCGTCGTGGGCCGGTGCTCGCCGGGCAGCAGGGCGTGCACGAGGTAGCTGGCGACCTCGGCGGGGGTGGTGCCCTTGCCGAAGATGCGGTCGACGCCGAGGTCGCCCTCGGTGACGGTGTCGAAGCGGGGGCCGCCGACGACCAGCAGGGGCCGTCCCATGCCGCCGGCCACCGCGGTCGGGTACTCGGCGTGGAACGCCGCGGCCATCTGCTTGGTGTTGTGCAGGTGGGCGTTGCGCTGGGTGACGACCTGGGACACCAGGACCGCGTCGGCGTTCTCGGCCTTGGCGCGCTCCACCAGCTCCTCGACCGTGACCTGGGCGCCCATGTTGACGACCTGGATCTCCCGGTAGTACTCCAGGCCCTTCTCCCCCGCGTACCCCTTGACGTTGAGGATCGCGTCGATCCCGACGGTGTGCGCGTCGGTGCCGATGCAGGCCCCGACGACCACCAGCCGCCGGTTCAGCGTCTCGCGGATCGCCAGGTTCACCTCCTGGGAGGTCAGCAGCGGGTAGGCGCGCTCTTCCGGGACGGGGATCGAGGCGTAGTCGATGAGGTGCCGCACCTTGCCGTACACGATGAAGAAGGTGAAGTGGGGGCCCATCGGCTTGGCGTGGACGACGCTGGCCGGGTCGAGGCCCATCTTCCCGGCCAGTTGCAGGGCGGCCGCCTCGGCGCGCTTCCCGGCGGGGACGGGCAGGGTGAACGACATCTGCACCATGCCGTCGCCGGTGGTGTCGCCGTAGGGTCGGATCACCTGCCGGGTGTCGGCGGGCTCGGCGGGGGCCTGGGTCCCGGTACCGGTTCCGGGGCTCTCGACCGTCATGCGGGCACCTCCTGGTCGGCGGTGGAACGGGCGGCGTGGGGGTCCTCGGTGTCGAGGATCTCGATGGCGGGGTTGAAGTACCCGTCGGCGCGCGCGACGACGCCGTCCAGGCCCTTGCCCCCGTCGGGCGGGCGGCGGGTGATGCCGAACGTGCCCTCGGCGATGGCCTCGAGCAGCCCGTCGTCGGCGATGCGCTCCAGCAGCTCCACCGACTCCGACAGCACCTGCTTGGCGCGCTGGACG encodes:
- the kal gene encoding 3-aminobutyryl-CoA ammonia lyase — protein: MSDPREGLTVTHRRYIPYSHAHYAGDLVDGAYVLGLFGDVATELCIRTDGDEGLFASYSDVQFRAPVRAGDVLETTAVLARAGTRSRVMDFQARVVCRGRPDKGESAAEALPEPIVAVTATGTVVVSAPGG
- the kamE gene encoding lysine 5,6-aminomutase subunit beta, which translates into the protein MTVESPGTGTGTQAPAEPADTRQVIRPYGDTTGDGMVQMSFTLPVPAGKRAEAAALQLAGKMGLDPASVVHAKPMGPHFTFFIVYGKVRHLIDYASIPVPEERAYPLLTSQEVNLAIRETLNRRLVVVGACIGTDAHTVGIDAILNVKGYAGEKGLEYYREIQVVNMGAQVTVEELVERAKAENADAVLVSQVVTQRNAHLHNTKQMAAAFHAEYPTAVAGGMGRPLLVVGGPRFDTVTEGDLGVDRIFGKGTTPAEVASYLVHALLPGEHRPTTMEEE